The region CAAAAGAAAAAGAAAAGACAGAAGTAATAAATCATCTAATAAAAGAGAGAGAACTCAACAAGAAAAGTATTCATAAATTAAATGACGACTCTAAAAAATTCCATGAAATGATTAATGATATTGAATTTTTATTGAAAAAATGTATTAGAAAACTAAATGAAAAAAAATCAGAAAGTAATTTTTCTCACTTGCGTAATATTGATGTTGTAAAAAAAACTAAAGATATTTTTGATTGCGTTACAAATAATGATTTTGATGGCTTTTTAGATTGTCTTTCTAGAAAAACTGAAATTAGTAAATTAAAAAATAATAAAGGTTACAATATACTTTCCTGGGCGGTATTGCATAAGAAATACGATATGGTTTCTGTATTAATGCCAAAAGCAAGACGTTTGATACAACGAAAAGAAAATCAAATTCTTTCTGCTTTAGAAATTGCAGAAGGAAATATGGACAAAATAATGATCAATCTTTTAACAAAATAAGCAATTTAATTTATAAATAATAATGGTAAAAAATAATATTTTTTCAGAACTAAATGATAAAATAACCAATTTAATAGATACTACAGAGGTTGATAGTTTGTATATAGATGGTATTTATAGATTAAAAGATGAATTGCCTAAAATAGTTCAAGCAGAAAAAGACTTAATATCGCAAGGTAAAACAATGCGTATTGGTATTATTGGTCAAGTTAAATCTGGGAAATCCTCATTTTTAAATGCGCTCCTTTTTAAAGGTAAAGATTTACTGCCAAAAGCATCTACTCCTATGACCGCGGGATTAACTGTAATTAGTTATGATAAAGTCCCTAAATTTAAAGTAGAGTATTACTCTAAAGATGATTGGAGCATTGTTGAAAATCAGGCAAGACAATACGACGCTATTTACAAAGAAGCTAAAAGTTCCGGTCAATTTGAAGATGAAAGAGATATAGTGGAAGCAACAAAAGAGAGAGCTGGAGATTTAATTTGTTCATCTCATGAGTTAGTTCAAAAATGCGGTGTTTCTGCTAAAAGATGTATAGGTAAAAAACCCTTAGAAGAAACCTTAAATTCTATTGATGATTTACAAGGACGCTTAAATCAATTTGTCGGAGCTAAAGGAGAGTTTACTTCTGTTACAAAAACGCTTTATTTGTATTTACCCGAAGAAGGGTTAAAAGGAGTTGAGATCGTTGATACACCAGGTGTAAATGACCCAATTGTTTCTAGAGAAGAACGAACTAATGAGTTTTTACGTTCTTGTCACGGAGTTTTTTTACTAAGTTATACAGGTCAGTTTTGTACAAATACAGATTTAACTTTTTTAAAAGAGCGTGTGTATGATCAAGGGATAAGTTCAGTAGTGGTTTTAGGTAGTAAATTTGACTCTGGATTGATTGATATTGCAAGGACTGCAGACGGTGATTTGGAATATGCTATTGATTATTTATCAGATTCACTAAAAGTTGGTTTGAAAGAAGCTTTTGAAAAGAAAAATTTGAGAAATGAACTTCCAAAACTTGATTGTACTTCAGGACTTTGCTATAGCTTATATCATAAGCCTAAAAATGAATGGGATGAAAACGAAGCTCATATAGCTAAATTATTAATTAAAAATTATCCAGATATCGGTGAAAATAGAGAATGGTTTAGCCTCCTTGGTAATATTGAAGAAATAAAAGAAAATTATATTGAAAAGGATTTTAAAAGTAATAAGGAACTCATAATTACCGATAGATACAAGGATTTCGTTGAAAATAACAGAACTAAAATATTAAACACTATTTCAGAAACTAAAAGTGATCTAGTAGATTACTCTAAAAAAATTAATTCGTTAAATAGTGATAACATTGTAAATCAGAAAAATCAACGTTTAAATGTCGAAAAATTTGGAAAAAAGTCATTAAATATTATCAATCGTTCAATAAAAAACTTGAATGCTTTTCCTAAAAAATTTTCAAACAAATTGACTTATGATAGTTTTAACCATGGAACTTATTTAGTGCCTAAAAAATTTAAAATAGAACAATATAGTGGTTATTGGCTCAAGCCAAACAGAAATTGTTCTGTTAGCCATGAAGTTGTTGATTCAATAAAATTAAAAGAGATTTTAACTAAATATTTAGATTCTAATTTAGAAAAGGCTTTCAACAAATGGAGTAAGTATTTTTCTAGTAAAGGGCCTTTTGTTAGCTCTCTTAAAAACACAATTACAGATCTCTTGAAAACAGATGATTTTAATGGTATAGATCCTGAAATTATACAAGAAGTGTTATTGGATTCTTTAACGGATATAGACCGATGCGCTGATTTATTTTCAAAAGTTAAAATTAAAGATTTTTACAATGACAGAATTAGTAGAATAAAGACATCTACTAGAACTTGGGGTGGATATTTTGAAAATAAAAGTGATAGTCCTGAACTTATAATTGACGGTCTAAATGCATCAGAGAGAGATAATTATTTTAATGACGTAAATAAAATCATAGAAGAATATAAAGCTGAAATTACGAAGGAAATATCAGTTCAGAAAGAAGATATTGGTAGAATATTAATAGAAATGAAACGTTTATTTAATGAGAATATTGGTCAGAAATTTGAAGAAGTAACTGCAAAATATGAACAAATTTTAAAAGATAAGGAATCACGTATAAATGATATCGATGCTAGTATTAGTAAATTAGAAGAAATTGAAGAAATATTTAATTAGAAAATGGAAAATAAAGAATTACTAGAATCATTAAATAGCGTAGCCGAAGTTCTAATAGCAAAAATTGAACAAAAAAAAATAAAAGAACCAGTAACTTCATTTATTAATACTAAAGAAGAAGTAAATATCGAAAATATAAATATTATTAAAATTATAATAGGTGGTTTGGTTACAGCAATTGTAGGATGTGGTATTGCCTATTTTACAAATGGTAATTTAATATTGTATTCATTTATTGGAGCTTTCATAGGTGTTATTTCATCATATTTTTCTCAAAAAAAGAAACA is a window of Polaribacter litorisediminis DNA encoding:
- a CDS encoding dynamin family protein; translation: MVKNNIFSELNDKITNLIDTTEVDSLYIDGIYRLKDELPKIVQAEKDLISQGKTMRIGIIGQVKSGKSSFLNALLFKGKDLLPKASTPMTAGLTVISYDKVPKFKVEYYSKDDWSIVENQARQYDAIYKEAKSSGQFEDERDIVEATKERAGDLICSSHELVQKCGVSAKRCIGKKPLEETLNSIDDLQGRLNQFVGAKGEFTSVTKTLYLYLPEEGLKGVEIVDTPGVNDPIVSREERTNEFLRSCHGVFLLSYTGQFCTNTDLTFLKERVYDQGISSVVVLGSKFDSGLIDIARTADGDLEYAIDYLSDSLKVGLKEAFEKKNLRNELPKLDCTSGLCYSLYHKPKNEWDENEAHIAKLLIKNYPDIGENREWFSLLGNIEEIKENYIEKDFKSNKELIITDRYKDFVENNRTKILNTISETKSDLVDYSKKINSLNSDNIVNQKNQRLNVEKFGKKSLNIINRSIKNLNAFPKKFSNKLTYDSFNHGTYLVPKKFKIEQYSGYWLKPNRNCSVSHEVVDSIKLKEILTKYLDSNLEKAFNKWSKYFSSKGPFVSSLKNTITDLLKTDDFNGIDPEIIQEVLLDSLTDIDRCADLFSKVKIKDFYNDRISRIKTSTRTWGGYFENKSDSPELIIDGLNASERDNYFNDVNKIIEEYKAEITKEISVQKEDIGRILIEMKRLFNENIGQKFEEVTAKYEQILKDKESRINDIDASISKLEEIEEIFN